A single genomic interval of Coregonus clupeaformis isolate EN_2021a chromosome 36, ASM2061545v1, whole genome shotgun sequence harbors:
- the LOC121552794 gene encoding G-protein coupled receptor 6-like — MCVDLNKTFLCNDTAMTVAVAGEALPWMEVDFPERNGSLELSTAPLDFPINPWDIMLCMSGTVIACENAIVVAIIFYTPTLRTPMFVLIGSLATADLLAGMGLILNFVFQYVISSETVSLVTVGFLVASFTASISSLLAITVDRYFSLYNALTYFSEKTLHYVHLMLVSTWGVSLCLGLLPVLGWNCLDDPSLCSIVRPLTRSNVTLLAVSFVIIFILMLTLYFKICKIVCRHAHQIALQQHFFTTSHYVATKKGVATLAIILGTFGTSWLPFAIYCLVGEREYPSVYTYATLLPATYNSMINPIIYAYRNAEIQRSLYALFCGCFQTNVATRSRSPSEV; from the coding sequence ATGTGCGTAGACTTGAACAAGACTTTCCTGTGTAACGACACCGCAATGACGGTCGCAGTGGCTGGAGAGGCTCTCCCGTGGATGGAGGTTGACTTTCCAGAGCGCAATGGCAGCCTGGAGCTTTCCACCGCCCCTCTGGACTTCCCCATCAACCCGTGGGACATCATGCTTTGCATGTCGGGCACTGTCATCGCCTGCGAGAACGCCATCGTAGTGGCTATCATCTTCTATACGCCCACCCTGCGCACCCCCATGTTCGTGCTCATAGGGAGCCTAGCCACAGCGGATTTACTAGCAGGCATGGGATTAATCCTCAACTTCGTGTTCCAGTATGTCATCTCCTCAGAGACTGTCAGCCTTGTTACTGTTGGGTTCCTAGTGGCCTCCTTCACGGCGTCCATAAGTAGCCTGCTGGCTATAACAGTTGACCGGTACTTCTCTTTATACAACGCACTGACTTACTTCTCGGAGAAGACACTCCACTACGTGCACCTGATGCTGGTCAGCACATGGGGCGTGTCTCTGTGCCTGGGCCTGCTGCCTGTGCTGGGCTGGAACTGCCTGGATGACCCGAGCTTGTGTAGCATTGTGCGCCCGCTCACTCGCAGCAATGTGACCTTGTTGGCGGTCTCTTTCGTCATCATCTTCATACTCATGCTGACCCTCTACTTCAAGATCTGCAAGATCGTGTGCCGCCACGCGCACCAGATCGCTCTCCAACAGCACTTCTTCACCACGTCGCACTACGTGGCCACCAAGAAGGGTGTGGCCACGCTTGCCATCATCCTGGGCACCTTCGGCACGAGCTGGCTACCCTTCGCCATCTACTGCCTGGTGGGAGAGCGCGAGTACCCGTCTGTATACACGTATGCCACGCTGCTTCCGGCCACCTACAACTCCATGATCAACCCAATCATCTACGCCTACCGTAATGCCGAGATCCAGCGCTCGCTCTACGCGCTCTTCTGCGGCTGCTTTCAGACCAACGTAGCCACCCGCTCCAGGTCACCCAGTGAAGTTTAG